AAAACAGCTAAATTCCGCATCTCGGTCATTCCTCCCTTGACTGACTAAATTAAAACATGAGTAAGGAAATCTAGCCCATATTCTCTAAATTGAACAAGACAAGTTTAACAATTTCCGCGGCAGGGTGGAGGAAAATATTGGCCGGTCAGGTCCCGCGAGTCGCGATTTGGCCATAAAATGCCAATGCAGGGGTAAGGAACCGGCAAAAGCGGGAATTTTTTTGCTTTGACCAATTGTCCCCGGGGGGCTTTGGGGGTTATACTTGCCAGTTGCCAGCGTTCAGTCATGAGGTCGGGATCTAGGAAGCCTCCGCCTCTGTGGTCTGTTTTGATCGGGACGTTTTCGGTGTGGCTTCCATGGATCGAAGGTGATCGTAGAGATATGGGAAAGCGGATTTACGTGGGGAATCTCCCCTGGTCGATGTCGAATGCGGATTTAGAAGAACTGTTTGGCGCGCATGGCAACGTGCGCATGGCCGAAGTCATGTCCGACCGTGAAACCGGCCGCTCGCGCGGGTTTGGTTTTGTCGAAATGGACTCTGACGAATCGATGAACAGCGCCATTGACGCCCTCAATGGCAAGGAAGTTGACGGCCGGCCCCTGGTTGTCAACGAAGCCCGGCCCAAGACTCCCGGCGGCGGGGGTGGATATGGTGGCGGAGGGGGAGGACGCTCGGGCGGGGGTCGTTCCGGTGGTGGACGCGGTTACCGCTAAGCCCTAACGAAAACAAAGCTGCCTGACCGGATTATTCCTGAGGTAGCTTGACGCGGGGACTAAGGCTGTTCCCCGCTTATAATTTCAAGACGAAAATTGCCGTTGATTCCTTCAGCGGCAATCTTTTTTCCACGCCAATCTTTTTTCACATTAAAAAGTTATTGCCTCTTTTTAAAAGAGCACACTCCTATGGCACATGATGGTTTTGATCGAGATCGGGATCGGGATCGCGGCGGCTTTCGCGGGGATCGGCGGGGCGGCCCGGGTGGGTCCTCCAACCGTATTCGGGTCCGCGTCAAGAAAAAAGACCCGATCTTTATTAATGGCGAACGCCCCCGGCCGATGTACATCGACTACAAGGACATGGAATTGCTGGGGAAACTGGTGAATCGACAGGGAAAAATTGTCAGCCGCCGTAAAAGCGGCTGCACCGCCATCAGCCAACACGCCGTGACCAAAGCGATCAAGCGCGCTCGCTTTATGGCGCTACTCCCTTATGTGGGTGAGTAGTATATTCATTTCACTGCGTGAGATGCGCGGCGCGAATAGCGCAAAATGGTTTGCACAGTTTGCCCTGTGGTTTATCTTTGTCCAAAGACTTCATATTCCGCACACAGAGTGTGCAGAGTACATAACAGACCCACGGCGGGAAGTAGCTTGACCGTGGGTTTTTGTTGCGCTGCTTAAAAATATTTTTTGTAATTAGCTGGCTATTTGGCAAACGATGGTACAACCTGATTCGTGCCCAACCAGGTGAATGTGAACACGTTTAACACCACCCGCCGGGTTGAATTTGCCATGACGGATGCCGCGGGTATCATGCATTTTGCCGCTTTTTTTGAGTTAATGGAGTCGGTCGAACACGAGCTCTTGCGTAGTCTGGGACTCAGTGTTATGCCCCCGGCGGATTCTCCCCCGCCCCATTTGAGCTGGCCGCGGGTTTCGGCAACTTGTGATTTTCGCCAAGCGGTGCGGTTTGAGGACGTCTTGGATATCAAGGCCTGGGTGGCCCGATTAGGCACAAAAAGCATCACCTACGCGTTTGAATTTTTGTGCGGGGAGGCGCTCGTGGCAGAGGGTCAAATTGTGGCGGTTTGTTGCCAAGTTGCACATGGCAAGCTGCTCTCTAGCCAGCCTGTTCCGCAATCGTGGAGTGCTCTTTTGCGGCCTTATGTGCGGGTCTGAGCGCGGTTCTTTCTAGCGAGTGACACATGGCGGGAATAATCTTAACGGATGTCGCCAAGGAATATCCCACCCGCGGGGAGCCGCTGTCCATCTTGCGGGAATTGAATTGGCGGCTGGAGCCGGGGCAAAATGCCGCCATCCTGGGTCCTAGCGGCGCGGGCAAAAGCACGTTGTTGTATTTGCTGGGGACGCTGGAGTCCCCCACCCGCGGTCAAGTGCAAATTTTAGGCAAAGACCCCTCGCAGCTGGACGAGGCGGCCTTGGCCCACTTTCGTAACACGCAAATTGGCTTTGTTTTTCAAGAGCATTATTTGCTGCCCCAATGCTCCGTTCTAGAAAATATCCTTTTGCCCGCCTTGGCTCAGGGAACCGTCACGGATGACCTTGCGCGCCGGGGAAGGGAACTAGCCGAACGGGTCGGATT
The DNA window shown above is from Pirellulales bacterium and carries:
- a CDS encoding ABC transporter ATP-binding protein produces the protein MAGIILTDVAKEYPTRGEPLSILRELNWRLEPGQNAAILGPSGAGKSTLLYLLGTLESPTRGQVQILGKDPSQLDEAALAHFRNTQIGFVFQEHYLLPQCSVLENILLPALAQGTVTDDLARRGRELAERVGLTDRLTHRPRELSGGERQRVAIARALLLRPRLLLADEPTGNLDRHTAAAISRLLLELQAVEQAMLVIVTHSLDLARLCQRRYELNDGRLLEMGLAVTTEENR
- a CDS encoding thioesterase family protein, which produces MPNQVNVNTFNTTRRVEFAMTDAAGIMHFAAFFELMESVEHELLRSLGLSVMPPADSPPPHLSWPRVSATCDFRQAVRFEDVLDIKAWVARLGTKSITYAFEFLCGEALVAEGQIVAVCCQVAHGKLLSSQPVPQSWSALLRPYVRV
- a CDS encoding RNA-binding protein — translated: MGKRIYVGNLPWSMSNADLEELFGAHGNVRMAEVMSDRETGRSRGFGFVEMDSDESMNSAIDALNGKEVDGRPLVVNEARPKTPGGGGGYGGGGGGRSGGGRSGGGRGYR
- the rpsR gene encoding 30S ribosomal protein S18; its protein translation is MAHDGFDRDRDRDRGGFRGDRRGGPGGSSNRIRVRVKKKDPIFINGERPRPMYIDYKDMELLGKLVNRQGKIVSRRKSGCTAISQHAVTKAIKRARFMALLPYVGE